From Primulina huaijiensis isolate GDHJ02 chromosome 15, ASM1229523v2, whole genome shotgun sequence, one genomic window encodes:
- the LOC140960204 gene encoding LOW QUALITY PROTEIN: abscisic acid 8'-hydroxylase 2-like (The sequence of the model RefSeq protein was modified relative to this genomic sequence to represent the inferred CDS: inserted 1 base in 1 codon) translates to MMTIIILCGFLGFLCFIQRLWRRRRLPPGSMGWPYIGETLKLYTQHPNTFFSARQKRYGDIFKSHILGCPCVMISSPDAAKIVLVSQAHLFKPTYPPSKMKMIGPDALFFHQGEYHTTLKKLVRASFSPGALARSVPEIEKIVLRFLPNWENNSTIQTLHEMKKYAFDVAMNSAFGDIEQQEIEGIKCLYQRLEKGYNSLPLDFPGTPYHKAMKARKKLTVRLNKLIEKRRENSEKGGGLXGVLLKAQEENGLSDNQIADNIIGVIFAAHDTTASVLTWALKYLHDHPNILEDVRIEQEGIRRKLQSEDNRGLTWDDTRQMSVTSMVIQETLRIASILSFTFREAVEDVEFQGFMIPKGWKVLPLFRSIHHSPDFFPQPHNFDPSRFQALVKPNTFMPFGSGRHSCPGSDLAKLEILIILHHLTTTFRWKVIGAKDAVQYGPFPVPKGGLPIEVYRRNYNTECNRK, encoded by the exons ATGATGACCATTATTATACTTTGTGGCTTTCTTGGATTTCTATGCTTCATCCAACGGCTATGGCGCCGGCGCCGCCTGCCGCCAGGCTCGATGGGCTGGCCTTACATTGGAGAAACTTTGAAGCTATACACTCAGCATCCCAACACCTTCTTCTCGGCAAGGCAAAAAAG GTATGGTGATATATTCAAAAGCCACATATTAGGATGCCCTTGTGTGATGATTTCCAGTCCAGATGCTGCCAAGATTGTTCTTGTTAGCCAAGCTCATCTATTCAAGCCTACGTATCCACCAAGTAAGATGAAAATGATAGGACCCGATGCCCTCTTCTTTCACCAGGGCGAATACCACACGACGCTCAAAAAATTGGTTCGAGCCTCGTTTTCACCCGGTGCCCTCGCTCGATCCGTCCCTGAAATCGAAAAGATCGTGCTAAGATTCCTTCCCAACTGGGAAAATAACTCTACTATCCAGACTTTGCATGAAATGAAGAAG TATGCTTTTGATGTGGCGATGAATTCGGCATTTGGAGACATAGAGCAACAAGAAATTGAAGGAATCAAATGTCTGTACCAAAGATTGGAGAAAGGTTACAATTCATTGCCTTTGGATTTTCCGGGAACTCCATACCACAAAGCAATGAAG GCAAGAAAGAAATTAACTGTTCGGTtgaataaattaattgaaaagagaagagaaaatagTGAAAAAGGAGGAGGAT TTGGAGTATTGTTGAAAGCTCAAGAGGAAAATGGATTAAGTGATAATCAAATAGCTGATAATATAATTGGAGTCATATTTGCTGCTCATGATACCACAGCAAGTGTATTGACTTGGGCACTTAAGTACTTGCATGATCATCCAAATATCTTGGAAGATGTCAGG ATAGAGCAAGAAGGAATTCGACGCAAACTACAATCAGAAGACAATCGTGGGCTCACATGGGATGACACACGACAAATGTCGGTGACAAGCATG GTGATACAAGAGACATTAAGAATTGCTAGCATTCTGTCATTTACATTCAGAGAGGCAGTGGAAGATGTGGAATTCCAAGGATTTATGATCCCCAAAGGTTGGAAAGTGTTGCCACTTTTTAGAAGCATTCATCATTCCCCAGACTTTTTCCCACAACCACACAACTTCGATCCATCAAGATTTCAG GCTCTAGTTAAACCTAATACATTCATGCCATTCGGCAGCGGAAGGCATTCTTGTCCCGGCAGCGATCTCGCCAAGCTTGAGATACTAATAATCCTTCACCATCTTACTACCACTTTTAG ATGGAAAGTGATTGGAGCAAAAGATGCAGTACAGTATGGGCCATTTCCAGTTCCAAAAGGAGGACTACCAATTGAAGTTTATCGAAGAAATTATAATACAGAATGTAATAGAAAATaa